A window from Oncorhynchus clarkii lewisi isolate Uvic-CL-2024 unplaced genomic scaffold, UVic_Ocla_1.0 unplaced_contig_2101_pilon_pilon, whole genome shotgun sequence encodes these proteins:
- the LOC139402825 gene encoding uncharacterized protein, protein MKKKKTKVVISQKNQRSWRKIYSLMLNPGAVEHRMGWKLFYCVFTLMVGLLECPSIGNGIIIKTVNLKDSVTLPCNATCDIGIVWRIVDGQVVAKTDQGKLIEGKRFEKRVEINKDLSLTISSAVYNDKGSYECICDNQIVADVKLDVLVPTEISAHVGDNVTLHCYGSTNKQATDGEIYVQWEKDGQTVLKIDPTNTTFGPGFIDRTSVTRDGYREGDLSLTFTGVRSSDQGTYLCFFNRDSDSGYPHGVTLTVKEKQLEPAMTDSERSRVPLIVIIILHLFIICVLGLMVIPKRNRRQPTVDFTVTGKEDNTASPAHLSIEDLPVPVQDSQPLPEVRRIQSCSDDHLDETTCPEGMDEHTEEEEELHLPVAESGTLLDQEKSSTGS, encoded by the exons atgaagaagaagaaaacgaAAGTAGTTATTTCTCAGAAGAACCAACGCTCATGGAGAAAAATCTATAGTTTG ATGTTGAATCCTGGGGCAGTAGAGCACAGGATGGGTTGGAAACTCTTCTACTGTGTTTTTACATTGATGGTTGGCCTTCTTG AATGCCCCTCGATTGGTAATGGTATCATTATTAAAACTGTGAATTTGAAGGACTCTGTCACTCTCCCTTGCAATGCAACCTGTGACATTGGCATCGTTTGGAGGATTGTGGATGGCCAGGTCGTTGCCAAAACTGATCAAGGAAAATTAATTGAAGGAAAGCGCTTTGAGAAGAGGGTGGAAATCAACAAAGACCTCTCTCTCACAATCAGCTCTGCGGTGTACAATGACAAGGGCTCATATGAGTGTATCTGTGATAATCAGATTGTTGCAGATGTGAAGCTAGATGTTCTGG TCCCGACAGAAATATCAGCTCACGTCGGAGATAATGTCACACTTCACTGCTATGGCTCAACCAATAAGCAGGCAACCGATGGTGAGATTTATGTCCAGTGGGAGAAAGATGGACAGACTGTGCTGAAGATTGACCCGACCAATACTACCTTTGGCCCTGGATTCATTGACAGGACATCAGTGACCAGGGATGGTTACAGAGAGGGTGACCTGTCCCTCACCTTCACCGGTGTACGCTCGTCTGACCAGGGGACCTACCTGTGCTTCTTCAACCGGGATAGTGACTCAGGATATCCACATGGAGTCACTCTCACTGTTAAAG aAAAGCAATTGGAGCCTGCAATGACTGATAGTGaaaggagtagggtgccattgATAGTAATAATTATTCTACATCTGTTTATCATTTGTGTGCTCGGGTTAATGGTGATTCCcaagagaaacaggagacagcCAACAGTGGACTTCACAGTCACTGGAAAAGAGGACAACACAGCATCACCAGCACATCTCTCCATCGAGGATCTTCCTGTTCCAGTTCAGGACAGCCAACCGTTGCCAGAAGTCCGAAGAATCCAGAGTTGTTCTGATGATCATCTTGATGAGACCACGTGTCCTGAGGGGATGGATGAacacacagaggaagaggaggagctccATCTCCCAGTAGCTGAAAGTGGGACACTGCTAGACCAGGAGAAGAGTAGCACAGGGAGTTGA